The following coding sequences are from one Sandaracinaceae bacterium window:
- a CDS encoding alpha/beta hydrolase: protein MTSESHDPSGARLVTNQRVTVRSPLLGEQSIAYYDDGGDGPTVVFVHPNSCAVVAWEHQLADTHSDGSPNPLAAFRRVAFDLPGHGETRRTGDGSNAYSLPFYAEALAAFANALDLRGAYYVGHSLGGHAVVEAGTQLPQPAGALIFGSPPVSTHEQLGRAFFPMPGGPHFLTGTLRPEDVCHWEASVFFDGIPTWFAECVARTDPNARAGLAASLATLADEVGMVRAYPCPLGIIHGRYERTVRLAYLESLGVAGGLWRSAIQLVDEANHFTQYDAPVAFNALVAAFVAEHG, encoded by the coding sequence ATGACCTCGGAATCGCACGACCCCTCTGGCGCGCGCCTCGTCACCAATCAACGCGTGACGGTGCGCTCCCCGCTGCTCGGAGAGCAGTCCATCGCCTACTACGACGACGGCGGCGACGGGCCTACGGTGGTGTTCGTACACCCCAACTCGTGCGCCGTCGTCGCGTGGGAGCATCAGCTCGCGGACACGCACTCCGACGGCTCGCCCAATCCGCTCGCGGCGTTCCGGCGCGTGGCCTTCGACCTTCCGGGTCACGGCGAGACGCGTCGCACCGGCGACGGTAGCAACGCGTACTCCCTCCCCTTCTACGCCGAGGCGCTCGCCGCCTTTGCCAACGCGCTCGACCTCCGCGGCGCCTACTACGTGGGCCACAGCCTCGGGGGGCACGCCGTGGTCGAGGCCGGAACGCAGCTCCCCCAGCCAGCGGGCGCGCTCATCTTCGGCTCCCCACCCGTGTCCACCCACGAGCAGCTGGGGCGTGCGTTCTTCCCGATGCCTGGGGGCCCGCACTTCCTCACGGGCACGCTGCGACCCGAAGACGTCTGCCACTGGGAGGCGTCGGTGTTCTTCGACGGCATCCCGACGTGGTTCGCCGAGTGCGTGGCACGTACGGATCCGAACGCACGTGCAGGCCTCGCCGCGTCCCTCGCGACGCTCGCGGACGAGGTCGGGATGGTGCGCGCGTACCCGTGTCCTCTGGGGATCATCCACGGTCGCTACGAGCGCACCGTGCGCCTCGCGTACCTGGAGAGCCTGGGGGTCGCGGGCGGTCTGTGGCGCTCGGCCATCCAGCTGGTAGACGAGGCCAACCACTTCACCCAGTACGACGCTCCAGTAGCCTTCAACGCCTTGGTGGCGGCGTTCGTCGCCGAGCACGGCTGA
- a CDS encoding SDR family NAD(P)-dependent oxidoreductase → MLARIRRRLLRPAAAPNVDLRGQRAVVTGVSAGSLGAETAATLAAWGATVVVTRRAGAAAAARELEQRSGATVHGYDLDLANARSVREFARWYEGALGNELDVLVNNAGIHLDLLSEWEAPRLSPDGFETQWRTNYLGSFQLTLALLPALLAAGARTGDARVVNVASHLHHKGRNADLFAAREPYDSWAAYGASKLAMIHAAFELERRHGAQGVHGYALHPGAVFTNVASVGLAGHGGLARVRTMLAPVERFFLLTPEEGAQTSVFCATAPDLAGGRYFTACAECDASADTRDAAAAARLWDASAAWVRSLRP, encoded by the coding sequence ATGCTGGCGCGCATCCGTCGCCGCCTGCTGCGACCCGCCGCCGCCCCGAACGTGGATCTTCGGGGCCAGCGCGCCGTGGTCACTGGCGTGAGCGCAGGGTCGTTGGGCGCCGAGACCGCAGCGACGCTCGCGGCGTGGGGGGCCACCGTGGTCGTCACGCGTCGCGCTGGGGCAGCGGCTGCCGCCCGTGAGCTCGAACAGCGCTCGGGGGCCACGGTCCACGGCTACGACCTCGACCTCGCCAACGCCCGCAGCGTGCGCGAGTTCGCGCGCTGGTACGAGGGCGCGCTCGGGAACGAGCTGGACGTGCTGGTGAACAACGCTGGCATCCACCTCGACCTCCTGTCCGAGTGGGAGGCGCCGCGCCTGTCGCCGGACGGCTTCGAGACGCAGTGGCGCACCAACTACCTCGGCTCCTTTCAGCTCACGCTCGCCTTGCTGCCCGCCTTGCTCGCGGCCGGCGCACGGACGGGCGACGCACGCGTCGTGAACGTCGCGTCCCACCTGCACCACAAGGGGCGCAACGCGGACCTCTTCGCAGCGCGGGAGCCGTACGACTCGTGGGCTGCGTATGGAGCGTCCAAGTTGGCCATGATCCATGCGGCGTTCGAGCTCGAGCGGCGTCATGGCGCGCAAGGGGTGCATGGTTACGCGCTCCATCCCGGCGCCGTCTTCACCAACGTGGCGAGCGTCGGGCTCGCGGGGCACGGCGGGCTCGCCCGGGTGCGGACCATGCTCGCGCCCGTGGAGCGCTTCTTCTTGCTCACGCCAGAGGAGGGCGCCCAGACCAGCGTCTTCTGTGCGACCGCGCCAGACCTCGCCGGAGGCCGGTACTTCACCGCTTGCGCGGAGTGCGACGCCAGCGCGGACACCCGCGACGCCGCCGCAGCAGCGCGGCTGTGGGACGCGAGCGCCGCTTGGGTGCGTTCGCTCAGGCCCTGA